Proteins from one Rosa chinensis cultivar Old Blush chromosome 7, RchiOBHm-V2, whole genome shotgun sequence genomic window:
- the LOC112177446 gene encoding late embryogenesis abundant protein At1g64065, translating to MADQESQVWPLAPGKLHQRSDENPTFKAIRRERSNKCFVYVFTGIVLFSIAILVFALLVLRVKSPEIKLRSVTVKNLKYSSWPPSFNTSLSAQMTVKNPNFGDYEFVPTTVSFLYGGSKVGSTKVVKGQAKVKKTGRVSFGVDLRSNKLPEGANNLTSDINSGMLKLTGTGKVSGKVTLWKIINKRKTGKMDCTMTLVLKSKTIKDLVCR from the coding sequence ATGGCAGATCAAGAAAGCCAGGTCTGGCCCTTGGCGCCGGGCAAGCTACACCAAAGAAGCGACGAAAATCCCACGTTCAAAGCCATACGCCGAGAGAGAAGCAACAAGTGCTTCGTCTACGTTTTCACCGGCATCGTCCTCTTCAGCATCGCCATCTTGGTTTTCGCGCTGCTCGTTCTCCGAGTCAAGTCGCCGGAGATCAAGCTGAGATCCGTCACCGTGAAGAATCTCAAGTACTCGTCTTGGCCTCCTTCGTTCAACACATCTTTGTCTGCACAAATGACAGTGAAGAATCCAAACTTCGGGGACTATGAGTTTGTGCCGACCACGGTGAGTTTCTTGTACGGAGGAAGCAAAGTTGGGAGCACGAAAGTGGTGAAGGGGCAAGCCAAAGTGAAGAAGACTGGGAGGGTGAGTTTTGGGGTTGATTTGAGGTCGAACAAGCTGCCGGAGGGGGCTAATAATCTGACGAGTGATATAAATTCCGGGATGTTGAAGCTGACCGGCACCGGCAAAGTGAGTGGTAAAGTGACTTTGTGGAAGATTATAAACAAGAGAAAGACGGGGAAGATGGATTGCACCATGACGCTTGTTTTGAAGAGTAAGACCATCAAGGATTTGGTGTGCAGATAA